Proteins encoded together in one Bradyrhizobium sp. CB82 window:
- a CDS encoding acyl-CoA dehydrogenase family protein: MTDSTTPDAETAELETFRNETRAWLEANCPPEMRKPAASDADVFWGGRNAKFSSEPQRVWFERMRDKGWTVPDWPKEYGGRALSAAEHKVLRAEMAKIGARPPLSSFGIWMLGPALLKYGTEAQKKEHLPKIAAGLIRWCQGYSEPNAGSDLASLQTRAESDGDDFVITGQKIWTSYANYADWIFCLVRTDPAAKKHDGISFILFDMTSKGVSTKPILLISGYSPFCETFFDNVRVPKSHVVGAVNRGWDVAKYLLQHERAMISGMGERGVGRPLGQIAADTIGTDAQGKLDDAMLRGRIASFDVDEAALAACAERAVDLAKAGQAHPAFSSAMKYYGTELNKRRYEILMSAGGVDALEWESERSRQGARPRAWLRTKANSIEGGTSEVMLGIVAKRILDLPGA; encoded by the coding sequence ATGACTGATTCCACGACGCCTGATGCTGAGACGGCGGAGCTCGAAACATTCCGCAACGAGACGCGCGCCTGGCTGGAGGCCAACTGCCCGCCCGAGATGCGCAAGCCCGCAGCCTCCGACGCCGACGTGTTCTGGGGCGGGCGTAACGCGAAATTTTCGTCCGAGCCGCAGCGCGTCTGGTTCGAACGCATGCGCGACAAGGGCTGGACCGTGCCGGACTGGCCGAAGGAATATGGCGGCCGGGCCTTAAGCGCTGCCGAGCACAAGGTGCTGCGCGCGGAAATGGCAAAAATCGGCGCGCGGCCGCCGCTGTCGAGTTTCGGCATCTGGATGCTCGGGCCGGCGCTACTGAAATACGGCACCGAGGCGCAGAAGAAGGAGCATCTGCCAAAGATCGCGGCCGGCCTGATCCGCTGGTGCCAGGGCTATTCCGAGCCGAACGCCGGCTCGGATCTCGCTTCGCTCCAGACCCGCGCGGAGAGCGACGGCGACGACTTCGTCATCACCGGCCAGAAGATCTGGACGTCCTACGCCAACTATGCCGACTGGATCTTCTGCCTGGTGCGTACCGATCCCGCCGCGAAGAAGCATGACGGCATCAGCTTCATCCTGTTCGACATGACCTCGAAGGGCGTCTCGACCAAGCCGATCCTGCTGATCTCCGGCTACTCGCCGTTCTGCGAGACTTTCTTCGACAATGTCCGCGTGCCGAAATCGCATGTCGTCGGCGCCGTCAACCGCGGCTGGGACGTCGCGAAATATCTGTTGCAGCACGAGCGCGCGATGATCTCGGGCATGGGCGAGCGAGGCGTCGGCCGACCGCTCGGCCAGATCGCCGCTGATACGATCGGAACCGATGCGCAAGGCAAGCTCGACGATGCCATGCTGCGCGGCCGGATCGCGAGTTTCGATGTTGACGAAGCGGCGCTTGCAGCCTGCGCCGAGCGCGCGGTCGATCTCGCCAAGGCGGGGCAGGCGCACCCCGCGTTCTCCTCCGCGATGAAATATTACGGCACCGAGCTCAACAAGCGCCGCTACGAGATCCTGATGTCGGCGGGCGGCGTCGACGCGCTGGAATGGGAAAGCGAGCGTTCCAGGCAAGGCGCCCGCCCGCGCGCCTGGCTGCGCACCAAGGCCAACTCGATCGAGGGCGGCACCAGCGAGGTGATGCTCGGGATCGTCGCCAAGCGCATCCTCGATCTGCCGGGGGCTTAA
- a CDS encoding thioredoxin family protein, which translates to MTFKLLAVSAALTGMALTGAVIPGICDETARVVPVVTAAASQQIAPDFTGISNWFNSKPLSLADLRGKLVLVDFWTYGCVNCVNTLPHVTELYAKYRDKGLVVVGVHTPEFPFERSASNVQAALKRHGISYPVAQDNDSRTWNAYHNQYWPAQYIIDQSGRIVFEHAGEGRYDEIDRTVARLLNADS; encoded by the coding sequence ATGACTTTCAAGTTGCTCGCTGTCTCCGCCGCCCTAACCGGCATGGCCCTCACCGGCGCCGTCATTCCCGGCATCTGCGACGAGACCGCGCGCGTCGTGCCCGTTGTCACCGCCGCCGCAAGCCAGCAGATCGCGCCGGACTTCACTGGCATCAGCAACTGGTTCAACTCAAAGCCGCTGAGCCTCGCCGATCTCCGCGGCAAGCTGGTGCTGGTGGATTTCTGGACCTATGGCTGCGTCAACTGCGTCAACACGCTGCCGCATGTCACCGAGCTCTACGCCAAATACAGGGACAAGGGCCTTGTCGTGGTCGGCGTGCACACGCCGGAATTTCCGTTCGAGCGCTCAGCTTCCAACGTGCAGGCCGCGCTCAAGCGTCATGGCATTAGCTATCCGGTGGCGCAGGACAACGACTCCCGGACCTGGAATGCCTATCACAATCAGTATTGGCCGGCGCAATACATCATCGACCAGTCCGGCCGCATCGTGTTCGAGCACGCCGGCGAGGGCCGCTATGACGAGATCGACCGCACGGTCGCGCGCCTGCTGAACGCCGATAGCTGA
- a CDS encoding MFS transporter, with product MLDVTSADEIADDTRVRANVVRLAAAQALTGANSAVIFATGSIVGATLAPDISLATVPLSMYVLGLAAGTLPTGAISRRFGRRMAFTIGTACGTLTGLVGSFAILNGSFALFCIATFLGGLYGSVAQSYRFAAADGASAAYRPKAVSWVMAGGVFAGVLGPQLVQWTMDVWLPYLFAFSFVVQAAVALIAMGIVAGVDMPKPAPADLHGGRPLWRIVRQPRFIAAALCGVIAYPMMNLVMTSAPLAMKLCGLSVSDSNFGIQWHIVAMYGPSFFTGALIARFGAPKIVATGLLLEAGAAAIGLSGITAMHFWATLIVLGVGWNFSFIGASALVLETHRPSERNKVQAFNDFLVFGMMAIGSFSSGQLLANYGWSAVNMVVFPPVVLGLAVLSFASYARRRKARLEAAMGEFPDAI from the coding sequence ATGTTAGACGTGACTTCAGCCGACGAGATTGCCGACGACACTCGGGTGCGCGCCAATGTGGTGCGTCTTGCGGCGGCGCAGGCGCTGACCGGCGCCAACTCGGCCGTGATCTTCGCCACCGGCTCGATCGTCGGCGCGACGCTCGCGCCCGACATATCGCTCGCGACCGTGCCGCTGTCGATGTATGTGCTGGGCCTTGCCGCAGGGACCTTGCCGACTGGAGCGATCTCGCGCCGCTTCGGCCGCCGCATGGCCTTCACCATCGGCACCGCCTGCGGCACGCTCACCGGTCTCGTCGGCTCGTTCGCGATCCTCAACGGCTCGTTCGCGCTGTTTTGCATCGCGACCTTCCTCGGCGGTCTCTATGGCTCGGTGGCGCAATCGTATCGCTTCGCCGCTGCCGACGGCGCCAGCGCGGCCTACCGGCCGAAGGCGGTGTCCTGGGTGATGGCGGGCGGCGTGTTCGCCGGCGTGCTCGGTCCGCAGCTCGTGCAGTGGACCATGGACGTCTGGCTGCCCTACCTGTTCGCCTTCAGCTTCGTGGTGCAGGCGGCGGTCGCCCTGATCGCGATGGGCATCGTCGCCGGCGTCGATATGCCAAAGCCTGCGCCCGCTGATCTCCATGGCGGACGGCCGTTATGGCGCATCGTACGGCAGCCCCGCTTTATCGCCGCCGCGCTGTGCGGGGTCATCGCCTATCCCATGATGAACCTGGTGATGACCTCGGCGCCGCTTGCCATGAAGCTCTGTGGCCTCAGCGTCAGCGATTCCAATTTCGGCATCCAGTGGCACATCGTCGCCATGTATGGCCCGAGCTTTTTCACGGGAGCGCTGATCGCGCGCTTCGGGGCCCCGAAGATCGTCGCGACCGGCCTCTTGCTGGAGGCGGGCGCCGCGGCGATCGGCCTTTCCGGCATCACCGCGATGCATTTCTGGGCGACGCTGATCGTGCTCGGCGTGGGCTGGAATTTCTCCTTCATCGGCGCCTCCGCGCTGGTGCTGGAGACGCACCGCCCCAGCGAACGCAACAAGGTGCAGGCCTTCAACGATTTCCTCGTCTTCGGCATGATGGCGATCGGCTCGTTCTCCTCGGGGCAGTTGCTCGCCAATTATGGCTGGTCGGCGGTCAACATGGTCGTATTCCCGCCGGTGGTGCTGGGCCTTGCCGTCCTCTCGTTCGCCTCCTATGCGCGCCGCCGCAAGGCGCGGCTCGAAGCCGCGATGGGCGAATTTCCCGACGCGATCTGA
- a CDS encoding VOC family protein, with translation MSPNPAVNAGTRIGHVHLKVADLDRALGFYCGVLGFELMQRMGSGAAFISAGGYHHHIGLNTWESKGGSPPPPGTTGLYHTAILYPTRPALADALHRVLTAGIALDGASDHGVSEALYLRDPDENGVELYWDRPKEQWPRTPDGKLAMFTKRLDLEDLLKQREG, from the coding sequence ATGTCACCCAATCCCGCCGTCAATGCCGGCACTCGCATCGGCCATGTTCACCTGAAAGTCGCCGATCTCGATCGCGCGCTCGGTTTCTATTGCGGTGTGCTCGGCTTCGAGCTGATGCAGCGCATGGGCTCGGGCGCCGCCTTCATCTCGGCCGGCGGCTATCATCACCACATCGGGCTCAACACCTGGGAGAGCAAGGGCGGCTCACCGCCGCCGCCGGGCACGACCGGGCTCTATCACACCGCGATCCTCTACCCGACGCGGCCGGCGCTGGCCGATGCGCTGCATCGCGTGCTCACGGCCGGCATCGCGCTGGATGGCGCGAGCGACCATGGCGTGTCCGAGGCGCTTTACTTGCGCGATCCCGACGAGAACGGCGTCGAGCTCTATTGGGATCGGCCGAAAGAGCAATGGCCGCGCACGCCGGACGGCAAGCTTGCGATGTTCACCAAGCGGCTGGACCTGGAGGATTTGCTGAAGCAGCGGGAAGGATAA
- a CDS encoding prolyl oligopeptidase family serine peptidase, producing MPVDDRPTLAAPDDDPYLWLEEVEGERALDFVERQNRLTLDKFGGPAFERDRDILAGIYDRPDNIPYVGRSGGLLYNLWKDANHPRGLWRRTTPEEFRKSDPGWEVLLDIDQLAASEGEDWLLSWTASRPNYSRFILSLSRGGSDAVTLREFDGETKSFVTNGFVLPEAKSSVDWFDPDTLLLTSAHGEGMATTSGYARTIRSWRRGQAVDQAPVIFETTADHMRVYGSVDDTAAAPRAWIVDQIDFFNFVIWLRDEAGAMTKLDLPTDVWMQAHGDWFAMKLRQPWSIAGRTYAADVVLGIRLSAFLAGSRDFAVLFEPGPRRALQGFFWAGGKLVLSILDELRPGFEVCTPSASGWSREALRGLPDIGVVEVWRFDHHESESNGDLLANVQDPLTPSSLMLLERGVASPTVLKQAPKTFTADGLLVTQHEAISVGGERIPYVQTGPAGETGEAPVYMTAYGGFALSVKPYYNPALGRLWLERGGTMVQANLRGGGEFGTRWHDGGRFAGKRLSHDDFAAVAADLVRRGVTQAKRIAAQGGSNGGILITNMLTRYPERFGALFCTIPLIDMRRYTKLLAGASWIAEYGDPDKPEDWEWLKTYSAYHAAKPGQPYPPILIATTRRDDRVHPGHARKMAAKLQAMGYEAWFYEPAAGGHGYGKDNKERAGFQVLGFEFLKSRIGWHDGET from the coding sequence ATGCCCGTTGACGACAGGCCTACGCTCGCGGCTCCCGACGACGATCCCTATCTCTGGCTCGAAGAGGTCGAAGGCGAGCGGGCGCTCGACTTCGTCGAGCGGCAGAATCGCCTGACGCTGGACAAGTTCGGCGGCCCGGCGTTCGAGCGCGACCGCGATATACTGGCAGGAATCTACGACCGGCCGGACAACATTCCCTATGTCGGGCGCAGCGGCGGCCTGCTCTACAATCTCTGGAAGGATGCGAACCACCCGCGCGGCCTGTGGCGGCGAACCACGCCGGAGGAGTTTCGAAAATCCGATCCAGGCTGGGAGGTGCTGCTCGATATCGACCAGCTTGCGGCCAGCGAAGGTGAAGATTGGCTGCTGAGCTGGACAGCCTCGCGGCCGAATTATTCGCGCTTCATCCTTAGCCTGTCGCGCGGCGGCAGCGACGCCGTCACCTTGCGCGAATTCGACGGCGAGACGAAAAGCTTCGTGACGAATGGCTTTGTCCTGCCGGAGGCGAAAAGCAGCGTGGATTGGTTCGATCCGGATACGCTGTTGCTCACCAGTGCCCACGGCGAAGGGATGGCCACGACCTCCGGCTATGCCAGGACAATTCGATCATGGCGGCGCGGTCAAGCCGTCGATCAAGCGCCTGTAATTTTTGAAACCACCGCTGACCATATGCGGGTCTACGGCAGCGTCGACGACACGGCTGCGGCGCCGCGGGCCTGGATCGTCGATCAAATCGACTTCTTCAATTTCGTGATCTGGCTGCGGGACGAGGCCGGCGCGATGACGAAGCTCGATCTGCCCACAGACGTCTGGATGCAGGCGCACGGCGACTGGTTCGCCATGAAGCTGCGCCAGCCTTGGTCCATTGCCGGACGAACCTATGCGGCAGACGTCGTGCTCGGCATCCGGCTGTCGGCTTTCCTGGCGGGCAGCCGCGATTTCGCGGTTCTGTTCGAGCCCGGTCCCCGGCGCGCATTGCAGGGCTTCTTCTGGGCCGGAGGCAAACTCGTGCTGTCGATTCTCGACGAGTTGCGGCCGGGGTTCGAAGTCTGCACGCCGTCGGCAAGCGGCTGGAGCCGCGAGGCGCTGCGCGGACTTCCCGATATCGGCGTCGTCGAGGTCTGGCGCTTCGATCATCATGAATCCGAAAGCAATGGCGATCTGCTTGCCAACGTCCAGGATCCGCTTACACCGTCGTCGCTGATGCTGCTCGAGCGGGGCGTCGCCAGCCCGACCGTGCTCAAGCAGGCGCCGAAGACGTTCACCGCCGATGGGCTCTTGGTCACCCAGCACGAGGCCATCTCCGTTGGCGGCGAGCGCATCCCCTATGTGCAGACCGGGCCCGCTGGTGAGACCGGCGAAGCGCCGGTCTATATGACCGCCTATGGCGGCTTCGCTCTCTCGGTGAAGCCGTACTACAATCCGGCGCTCGGCAGGCTGTGGCTGGAGCGCGGCGGCACCATGGTGCAGGCGAATTTGCGCGGCGGCGGCGAGTTCGGGACGCGCTGGCATGATGGCGGGCGGTTTGCCGGCAAGCGGCTGTCGCATGATGATTTCGCGGCGGTCGCCGCCGATCTCGTGCGCCGCGGCGTCACGCAGGCCAAGCGCATCGCGGCGCAGGGAGGATCGAACGGCGGTATCCTCATCACCAACATGCTGACGCGGTACCCCGAGCGTTTCGGCGCGCTGTTCTGCACAATCCCGCTGATCGACATGCGCCGCTACACAAAGCTGCTCGCGGGCGCGAGCTGGATCGCGGAATATGGCGACCCTGACAAACCCGAGGACTGGGAGTGGCTGAAGACCTATTCGGCCTATCATGCCGCAAAGCCCGGCCAACCCTATCCGCCGATCCTGATCGCCACCACGCGGCGCGACGATCGCGTCCATCCGGGACACGCGCGCAAGATGGCGGCGAAACTCCAGGCGATGGGCTACGAGGCCTGGTTCTACGAGCCGGCCGCGGGCGGTCATGGCTATGGCAAGGACAACAAGGAGCGCGCCGGCTTCCAGGTGCTCGGCTTTGAATTTTTGAAAAGCAGGATCGGCTGGCACGACGGCGAGACGTGA
- a CDS encoding amino acid ABC transporter substrate-binding protein, whose amino-acid sequence MRTFRGGLLIGLAVAVLVGALAVVYEMYDTRTLKRTVRRGEVFCGVNKGLPGFSIPDDKGNWTGFDVDFCRAVAAAIFNDPSKAKFIPLDANERFKELQSRKVDILSRNSTWSMARELDYDLYFPAVAYYDGEGFMLPRSRNKETALDLTGSKVCVQSGTTTALNLADYFRANNMKYEEVKFDKLEDVVKAYDSGKCDTLTADVSQLYALRLNLSKPGDHMILPDMISKEPLAPVVRQRDDDWMMIVKWTLYAMINAEELGITSENIDEALKSKKPEVMRLVGTEGNYGEQLGLTKDWAVRIIRHVGNYGEMYERNIGEKSRLKIPRGMNQLWNAGGVQYAPPMR is encoded by the coding sequence ATGCGCACTTTTCGAGGCGGCCTGCTGATCGGGCTCGCTGTCGCCGTCCTGGTCGGCGCTTTGGCCGTTGTCTACGAAATGTACGACACCCGCACGCTGAAGCGCACGGTCCGGCGCGGCGAGGTCTTCTGCGGCGTCAATAAGGGCCTGCCGGGCTTCTCCATCCCCGACGACAAGGGTAACTGGACCGGTTTTGACGTCGATTTCTGTCGCGCGGTGGCAGCCGCCATCTTCAACGATCCGAGCAAGGCCAAGTTCATTCCGCTCGATGCCAATGAGCGTTTCAAGGAATTGCAGAGCCGGAAAGTCGACATTCTCTCGCGCAACTCGACCTGGAGCATGGCGCGCGAGCTCGACTACGACCTCTATTTCCCGGCCGTCGCCTATTACGACGGCGAAGGTTTCATGCTGCCCCGCTCCCGCAACAAGGAGACCGCGCTGGACCTGACCGGCAGCAAGGTCTGCGTACAGTCGGGCACGACGACGGCCCTCAACCTCGCCGACTACTTCCGTGCCAACAACATGAAGTATGAAGAGGTGAAGTTCGACAAGCTCGAGGACGTGGTGAAGGCGTACGACAGCGGCAAGTGCGATACGCTGACCGCCGACGTCTCCCAGCTCTACGCGCTCCGTCTCAACCTTTCCAAGCCCGGCGACCACATGATCCTGCCGGACATGATCTCCAAGGAGCCGCTCGCGCCCGTGGTGCGCCAGCGCGACGACGACTGGATGATGATCGTGAAGTGGACGCTCTACGCCATGATCAACGCCGAGGAGCTCGGCATCACCTCGGAGAACATCGACGAAGCCCTGAAGTCGAAGAAGCCCGAAGTGATGCGCCTGGTCGGCACCGAAGGCAATTACGGCGAGCAGCTCGGCCTCACCAAGGATTGGGCCGTGCGCATCATCCGCCACGTCGGCAATTACGGCGAGATGTATGAGCGCAATATCGGCGAGAAATCCAGGCTGAAGATCCCGCGCGGCATGAACCAGCTCTGGAACGCGGGTGGCGTGCAGTACGCGCCGCCGATGCGGTAA
- a CDS encoding carboxymuconolactone decarboxylase family protein produces MRLKLLSPGEMSDDQRQTYDESIAGKRGKPPAPMMAWLNSPEMARHATRLGEVMRFNTVFPAKLSEIAILVTARHWTAHYEWYAHKRLALLGGMKPEIIDAIRDRRTPEFDDPKGKMIYDVAKSLHEAYGLAKGLYDEAVKLLGERGLVEVIGLCGYYTLVSMTLNTFEFDLPEGEVSELS; encoded by the coding sequence ATGCGCCTGAAGTTACTTTCGCCTGGCGAAATGAGCGACGACCAGCGGCAGACCTACGACGAGTCGATCGCCGGAAAACGCGGCAAGCCACCGGCGCCGATGATGGCCTGGCTCAACAGCCCGGAGATGGCGCGCCACGCGACGCGGCTCGGCGAGGTCATGCGCTTCAACACCGTATTTCCCGCAAAACTTTCGGAGATCGCAATCCTGGTCACGGCGCGGCACTGGACTGCGCATTACGAATGGTACGCGCATAAGCGCCTGGCGTTGCTAGGCGGCATGAAGCCAGAGATCATCGATGCGATCCGCGACCGCCGTACGCCAGAGTTCGACGATCCCAAGGGCAAGATGATCTATGATGTAGCGAAGTCGCTGCACGAGGCGTATGGGCTCGCCAAGGGCCTCTACGACGAGGCGGTCAAGCTGCTCGGCGAGCGCGGGCTCGTCGAGGTGATCGGCCTGTGCGGCTACTACACGCTGGTATCGATGACACTGAACACGTTCGAATTCGATCTGCCGGAGGGTGAGGTCTCGGAGTTGAGCTAA
- a CDS encoding sigma-70 family RNA polymerase sigma factor — MQNVVAINAQASQGIIAAQATSDEMLLESIADGNRTAMHMLYCRHNVRVYRFILRIVRDATTAEDLVSQVFLDVWRTASQFQGRSQVSTWLLSIARFKALTAMRQRRFEDIDQEDVRQIPDEHDTPETALDRNDTSAILRACVAKLSPAHREIINLVYYHEKSVEEVGQIIGIPQSTVKTRMFYARKQLADLLKGAGIDRFAA, encoded by the coding sequence ATGCAGAACGTCGTCGCCATCAACGCCCAGGCATCCCAGGGCATCATTGCCGCTCAGGCGACCTCGGACGAAATGCTTCTGGAGAGCATTGCCGACGGCAACCGGACCGCCATGCACATGCTGTACTGCCGTCACAATGTGCGGGTGTACCGCTTCATCCTGCGCATCGTGCGCGACGCCACCACGGCCGAAGACCTCGTGAGCCAGGTCTTCCTGGACGTGTGGCGGACCGCCAGCCAATTCCAGGGCCGCTCGCAGGTTTCGACCTGGCTGCTCTCGATCGCCCGCTTCAAGGCGCTGACCGCGATGCGCCAGCGCCGCTTCGAGGACATCGATCAGGAAGACGTGCGCCAGATTCCGGACGAGCACGACACGCCGGAAACCGCTCTCGACCGCAACGACACCAGCGCGATCCTGCGCGCCTGCGTGGCGAAGCTGTCGCCGGCGCACCGCGAGATCATCAACCTCGTCTACTATCACGAGAAATCGGTGGAGGAGGTCGGCCAGATCATCGGCATTCCCCAGAGCACGGTGAAGACCCGGATGTTCTACGCCCGCAAGCAACTCGCCGATTTGCTTAAGGGTGCCGGCATCGACCGCTTTGCCGCCTAA
- a CDS encoding L,D-transpeptidase, with protein sequence MTDFRRLTGILITTLGLILSTSYASAQQPDRGDEPGLIADDSYELDPEWQKQVVYYRTTEAPGTIIISTSERHLYLVQPGGRAIRYGIGVGRDGFQWQGLLNITNKKEWPDWTPPPEMIQRQPYLPRFMAGGPGNPLGARAMYLGTTVYRIHGTNRPDTIGTKVSSGCFRLVNNDVADLYDRVPVGTKVVVRQKPEL encoded by the coding sequence ATGACGGATTTTCGTCGCCTGACTGGGATATTGATCACCACACTCGGCCTGATCCTCTCCACCTCATACGCCTCCGCGCAGCAGCCCGATCGCGGCGACGAGCCGGGCCTGATCGCGGATGACAGCTACGAACTCGATCCGGAATGGCAGAAGCAGGTCGTGTACTACCGCACGACCGAGGCGCCGGGCACCATCATCATCTCGACCTCGGAGCGTCACCTCTATCTGGTCCAGCCCGGCGGGCGCGCGATCCGCTACGGCATCGGCGTCGGCCGCGACGGTTTCCAGTGGCAGGGGCTGCTGAACATCACCAACAAGAAGGAATGGCCGGACTGGACGCCGCCGCCGGAGATGATCCAGCGCCAACCATATCTGCCGCGTTTCATGGCCGGCGGCCCCGGCAACCCGCTCGGCGCACGCGCCATGTATCTCGGCACCACGGTCTACCGCATCCACGGCACCAACCGGCCTGACACGATCGGCACCAAGGTGTCGTCGGGCTGCTTCCGTCTCGTCAATAATGACGTCGCTGACCTTTATGACCGCGTCCCGGTCGGGACCAAGGTGGTCGTGCGGCAGAAGCCCGAACTCTAA
- a CDS encoding acyl-CoA dehydrogenase family protein, whose translation MALVLTEEQSMLRDSARGLISDKAPVSHLRHLRDSKDPTGFSKELWQSFAEMGFAGLLVPEEFGGSGLGCVEAGIVMEEIGRTLMPSPFLATSVVAASALMRGGNAAQKSDYLPKISNGSLLASLAVDEGAKHRPLQTSLQAVRAGNGFRLSGAKALVVDGHVADLLIVAARTAGAAGEREGLTLFLVNPAAKGVAVERTIMVDAHNAARIEFNNVEVNADSVIGEVDQGAGLLDGVLDIGRGAVASEMVGLSEEVFGRTVEYLKQRKQFGKLIGEFQALQHRAAELYVDIEITRAAVMKAMQALDADVAKAASAVAVAKARAGTTATRAVQEGVQMHGGMGMTDQFDIGFFMKRARVCEELFGDANYHAEQLARARGY comes from the coding sequence ATGGCCCTCGTCCTCACCGAAGAACAATCGATGCTCCGCGACTCTGCGCGCGGGCTGATCAGCGACAAGGCACCGGTGTCGCATCTGCGGCACTTGCGCGACTCCAAGGACCCGACCGGCTTCTCCAAGGAGCTCTGGCAATCCTTCGCCGAGATGGGCTTTGCCGGCCTGCTCGTGCCGGAAGAATTCGGCGGCAGCGGTCTCGGCTGCGTCGAAGCCGGAATCGTCATGGAGGAGATCGGCCGCACGCTGATGCCGTCGCCATTCCTGGCGACCAGCGTGGTCGCGGCTTCCGCGCTCATGCGGGGCGGCAATGCCGCGCAGAAGTCGGACTATTTGCCGAAGATCTCGAACGGCTCGCTGCTCGCGAGCCTCGCGGTCGACGAGGGCGCCAAGCACCGGCCGCTCCAGACCAGCTTGCAAGCCGTGCGCGCTGGCAACGGCTTCAGGCTCTCCGGCGCCAAGGCGCTGGTCGTCGACGGCCATGTCGCCGACTTGTTGATCGTCGCGGCGCGCACGGCGGGGGCTGCCGGCGAGCGCGAGGGACTGACGTTGTTCCTGGTCAACCCTGCGGCCAAGGGCGTTGCCGTCGAGCGCACCATCATGGTCGATGCGCATAATGCGGCGCGCATCGAGTTCAACAATGTCGAGGTCAATGCCGATAGCGTGATTGGCGAGGTCGATCAGGGTGCAGGCCTGCTCGACGGCGTGCTCGATATCGGCCGCGGGGCGGTCGCCTCCGAAATGGTGGGTCTCAGTGAAGAGGTATTCGGCCGCACCGTCGAGTACCTGAAGCAGCGCAAGCAGTTCGGCAAGCTGATCGGCGAATTCCAGGCGCTTCAGCACCGCGCCGCGGAGCTCTATGTCGACATCGAGATCACCCGCGCTGCGGTGATGAAGGCGATGCAGGCGCTCGATGCCGACGTCGCCAAGGCCGCCTCAGCCGTCGCGGTCGCCAAGGCGCGCGCCGGCACCACCGCCACCCGCGCGGTGCAGGAAGGCGTGCAGATGCATGGCGGCATGGGCATGACCGACCAGTTCGACATCGGCTTCTTCATGAAGCGCGCCCGGGTCTGTGAGGAGTTGTTTGGTGATGCGAATTACCATGCCGAGCAGCTGGCGCGGGCGCGGGGGTATTGA
- a CDS encoding cytochrome c biogenesis protein CcdA, giving the protein MLDLIFAVLAGVLTIAAPCTLPVLPILLGASIGRAGYLRPGMIALGFVVSFSATALLLGAITHLFDFDPNVLREAAAVLLLGFGLLMLWPAPFEWLAIRFHGWLDLGASKTAARGGALGGLVLGTTLGLVWTPCAGPVLGSILTLVATSKNLAWAGTLLIGYAIGAALPMLAIAYGGQVVTTRVRAIARVSPRLQQVFGVIVIAFALAAYFQYDTLIVAWLTGFYPTGQIGL; this is encoded by the coding sequence ATGCTCGACCTGATCTTTGCTGTCCTTGCCGGCGTCCTCACCATCGCCGCGCCGTGCACGCTGCCGGTGCTGCCGATCCTGCTTGGCGCATCGATCGGCCGCGCCGGGTACTTGCGGCCCGGGATGATCGCGCTGGGTTTCGTCGTCTCGTTTTCCGCGACCGCGCTGCTGCTCGGCGCGATCACGCACCTGTTCGATTTCGATCCGAACGTGCTGCGCGAGGCCGCCGCTGTTCTCCTGCTCGGCTTCGGCCTGCTGATGCTGTGGCCGGCGCCGTTCGAGTGGCTTGCGATCCGGTTTCATGGCTGGCTTGATCTCGGCGCATCGAAAACGGCGGCGCGCGGCGGCGCGCTCGGCGGGCTGGTGCTCGGCACCACGCTTGGCCTGGTCTGGACGCCCTGCGCAGGGCCCGTGCTCGGCTCGATCCTCACCCTCGTTGCGACCTCGAAGAACCTCGCCTGGGCCGGCACGCTGCTGATCGGCTACGCGATCGGCGCGGCGCTGCCGATGCTCGCCATCGCCTATGGCGGACAGGTCGTGACCACGCGCGTGCGCGCCATCGCGCGCGTCTCTCCCCGTTTGCAGCAGGTGTTTGGTGTCATCGTGATCGCCTTCGCCCTCGCCGCCTACTTCCAATACGACACGCTGATCGTGGCGTGGCTCACCGGCTTCTATCCCACCGGCCAGATCGGCCTGTGA